In a genomic window of Nocardia fluminea:
- a CDS encoding phosphoribosylaminoimidazolesuccinocarboxamide synthase: MKHVHAGKVRDLYEDGDTLLLVASDRVSVYDVVLPTPIPDKGALLTQLSNWWFEYFTGIPNHVVSATDVPAEFAGRGIRVKPLKMLQVECIARGYLTGSGLKEYQRSGTVSGIALPAGLRDGDKLPEPIFTPSTKASEGHDEAISFADVVNQEGRAVAEQLRDLTLEIYSRGAEHAAKAGVIVADTKVEFGWDGDVLTLGDEVLTSDSSRFWPADEWEPGRAQRSFDKQFVRDWSTSTGWNKEYPGPEIPADVVEGTRRKYEEAYERITGQKWAGIQA, translated from the coding sequence TTGAAGCATGTGCACGCCGGGAAAGTTCGTGACCTCTACGAGGACGGCGACACCCTGCTGCTCGTCGCGTCGGACCGGGTCTCGGTCTACGACGTGGTGCTGCCGACGCCGATTCCGGACAAGGGCGCGCTGCTGACGCAGCTGTCGAACTGGTGGTTCGAGTACTTCACCGGAATCCCGAATCACGTGGTGTCGGCGACCGACGTGCCCGCGGAGTTCGCCGGTCGGGGCATCCGGGTGAAGCCGTTGAAGATGTTGCAGGTCGAGTGCATCGCGCGGGGTTATCTGACCGGGTCCGGCCTGAAGGAGTACCAGCGGTCGGGAACGGTGTCGGGGATCGCGCTGCCCGCTGGGTTGCGCGACGGCGACAAGCTGCCCGAGCCGATCTTCACGCCGTCGACGAAGGCATCCGAGGGACACGACGAGGCGATCAGTTTCGCCGACGTGGTGAACCAGGAGGGCCGTGCGGTTGCCGAGCAACTGCGCGATCTGACCCTCGAGATCTACTCGCGCGGAGCCGAGCACGCGGCGAAGGCGGGCGTGATCGTGGCCGACACCAAGGTCGAATTCGGTTGGGACGGCGATGTTCTCACCCTCGGTGACGAGGTGCTGACCTCGGACTCCTCACGTTTCTGGCCCGCCGACGAGTGGGAGCCGGGCCGTGCCCAGCGCTCCTTCGACAAGCAGTTCGTGCGCGACTGGTCGACCTCGACGGGCTGGAACAAGGAATATCCGGGCCCCGAGATCCCCGCCGACGTCGTCGAAGGCACTCGCCGCAAGTACGAAGAGGCCTACGAGCGGATCACCGGGCAGAAATGGGCAGGGATCCAGGCCTGA
- a CDS encoding NAD(P)-dependent oxidoreductase: MTNTTVAQRVSVIGLGAMGTALAKALLAGGHEVTVWNRTPARAEALAADGAQVAASSAEAMAAADLVILCVLDDAAVREHLEPAAAQVRGKVVVNLTTTSPEQARALGRWAAAQQVELIDGGIMAVPEMIGGPAAFVLYSGASAGFERFRAVLELFGRAEFVGADLGAAAMYDVSILGGMYAMFAAFRQGGAMVRSTGGSAARLAALMGPFLQAMASLLEGYAPGIDNPADYVQQQSDEFTAAAIDLIDKSAAESGNPTQLYTVLRDGLTGL, translated from the coding sequence ATGACCAACACGACAGTGGCGCAGCGGGTTTCGGTGATCGGCCTCGGTGCGATGGGCACCGCACTGGCCAAGGCATTGCTGGCGGGCGGTCATGAGGTGACTGTCTGGAACCGCACCCCGGCGCGGGCCGAAGCGTTGGCGGCCGACGGCGCGCAGGTGGCGGCGAGCTCGGCCGAGGCGATGGCGGCGGCGGATCTGGTGATCCTGTGCGTGCTCGACGATGCCGCCGTGCGCGAGCACCTCGAACCGGCGGCGGCACAGGTGCGCGGCAAGGTGGTGGTGAACCTCACCACCACCTCGCCGGAGCAGGCCCGCGCGCTGGGTCGCTGGGCCGCGGCTCAGCAGGTCGAGCTGATCGACGGCGGCATCATGGCGGTGCCCGAGATGATCGGCGGACCCGCGGCATTCGTGCTCTACAGCGGTGCGTCCGCCGGGTTCGAGCGCTTCCGCGCGGTGCTGGAGTTGTTCGGTCGCGCCGAATTCGTCGGCGCGGATCTCGGCGCCGCCGCCATGTACGACGTCTCGATCCTCGGCGGCATGTACGCCATGTTCGCCGCGTTCCGGCAGGGCGGCGCGATGGTTCGCTCCACCGGCGGCTCGGCGGCGCGCTTGGCCGCGTTGATGGGGCCCTTCCTGCAGGCGATGGCGAGCTTGCTCGAGGGGTACGCCCCCGGCATCGACAACCCGGCGGACTATGTGCAGCAACAAAGCGACGAGTTCACCGCGGCCGCCATCGACCTGATCGACAAGTCCGCCGCTGAATCCGGCAACCCCACGCAGCTCTACACGGTCCTGCGCGACGGTCTCACCGGCCTGTGA
- a CDS encoding winged helix-turn-helix transcriptional regulator: protein MKQRERPYSCGIDAALDVVGGKWKALILWALSTGTQRFGDLKRLVPGVTEKMLIQQLRELEHDGIIAREVYAQVPPKVEYSLTDRGVSLNAALVTLGAWGNENMEHICAVKGVGAPVH, encoded by the coding sequence ATGAAGCAGCGAGAGCGCCCGTATTCCTGCGGTATCGATGCCGCGCTCGACGTCGTCGGCGGCAAGTGGAAAGCGCTGATCCTGTGGGCCCTGTCCACCGGCACCCAGCGCTTCGGCGACCTCAAACGCCTGGTCCCCGGCGTCACAGAGAAGATGCTGATCCAGCAGCTGCGCGAACTCGAGCACGACGGCATCATCGCCCGCGAGGTCTACGCGCAGGTGCCCCCGAAGGTCGAGTACTCCCTCACCGACCGCGGAGTGTCGCTGAACGCGGCGCTGGTCACCCTCGGGGCCTGGGGCAACGAGAACATGGAACACATCTGCGCGGTCAAAGGTGTCGGCGCACCCGTGCACTGA
- a CDS encoding NAD(P)H oxidoreductase gives MTQHAATTATAAPTALVVVSHHRADSLSAHVASRAVDRLTAAGHTVDFLDLHAENFDPRMTVADQPEWGNRDKVYSPGTEAHMRRVQAADVIVVVFPVYWQSVPAMLKGWIDAVWNYGFAYGRSKPRLAGKRILWLGLAGATADDAIVPGMQQLLEAQLNEGLAYYSGFADSRVGLLPDAEEQPQSLDAEGNLVIGEAISGDARTTHYAAFDAKAEGFVDDLLAAALVTA, from the coding sequence GTGACCCAGCACGCAGCCACGACTGCCACCGCCGCACCGACCGCGCTCGTCGTGGTCAGCCACCATCGGGCCGACTCCCTGTCGGCCCATGTCGCGAGCAGGGCCGTCGACCGGCTCACTGCCGCCGGCCACACCGTCGATTTCCTCGACCTGCACGCCGAGAATTTCGATCCGCGGATGACCGTGGCCGACCAGCCCGAGTGGGGCAATCGCGACAAGGTCTACTCCCCCGGCACCGAGGCGCACATGCGCCGCGTGCAGGCCGCCGACGTCATCGTCGTGGTGTTCCCGGTCTACTGGCAGAGCGTGCCCGCGATGCTCAAGGGCTGGATCGATGCTGTCTGGAACTACGGTTTCGCCTACGGCCGCAGCAAGCCACGCCTGGCGGGCAAGCGCATCCTGTGGCTCGGATTGGCCGGTGCGACAGCCGATGACGCGATCGTCCCGGGCATGCAGCAGCTGCTGGAGGCCCAGCTCAACGAGGGTTTGGCCTACTACAGCGGTTTCGCGGACTCCCGTGTCGGCCTGCTGCCCGATGCCGAGGAGCAGCCCCAAAGTCTCGACGCCGAAGGCAATCTCGTGATCGGCGAGGCGATCAGCGGCGATGCGCGGACCACTCACTACGCCGCCTTCGACGCGAAAGCCGAGGGCTTCGTCGACGACTTGCTCGCCGCCGCTCTGGTCACCGCCTGA